From Brassica oleracea var. oleracea cultivar TO1000 chromosome C3, BOL, whole genome shotgun sequence, a single genomic window includes:
- the LOC106335915 gene encoding probable ubiquitin-conjugating enzyme E2 37, which yields MHFVVSMVWTISLGAWQPSLNISTVLTSIRLLLTEPNPDDGLMCEVSREYKYNRQAFDYKAREMTEKYAVKVYKSGVDGSSTSLQIQETPIAAESHGNDKVSESGISVLARNHEKPDGIKPNLAVESSLSMTYKESRNTDQQMDGNGKRKAVIGFYEANTSGNNGGSRKKLSLALPPQSQKKDLCSEQLTHEVSAVCKENKKPYSIVKKLSLGLKKPLVNAASFNNNLASSGVRSSAAKSDNNRLSRKLSLRPLGESQLNEVSKAEVLAQTEMNQNQDVTSWGREFENSALEEASMPESIVVLDSEESGGEEEEATVASRSRLLLARRGSLKCGKP from the exons ATGCACTTTGTTGTATCCATGGTGTGGACAATCTCGCTG GGTGCTTGGCAACCATCATTGAACATCTCTACAGTGCTGACTAGCATTCGATTGTTGCTTACTGAACCCAATCCTGATGATGGCTTGATGTGTGAAGTT AGCAGGGAGTACAAATACAATAGACAAGCTTTCGATTATAAGGCCCGGGAGATGACAGAGAAGTATGCTGTCAAGGTTTACAAGTCTGGTGTTGATGGAAGCAGCACCAGCCTCCAAATTCAGGAAACACCTATCGCAGCCGAG AGTCATGGAAATGACAAGGTTTCTGAAAGTGGAATTAGTGTTTTAGCTCGAAATCACGAAAAGCCTGATGGGATTAAGCCGAACTTAGCAGTGGAATCTTCGTTGAGCATGACATATAAAGAGAGTCGTAACACTGATCAACAAATGGATGGTAATGGGAAAAGAAAAGCAGTGATTGGTTTCTACGAGGCAAACACATCTGGTAACAACGGAGGGAGCAGGAAGAAACTATCTCTAGCATTGCCTCCTCAATCTCAAAAGAAAGACTTGTGCAGTGAACAACTCACACATGAAGTTTCAGCTGTCTGTAAAGAAAACAAGAAGCCATATTCAATTGTGAAGAAGCTTTCTCTGGGGTTAAAGAAGCCATTGGTTAATGCAGCATCATTTAATAATAACTTGGCCTCTTCGGGTGTTCGATCATCTGCTGCAAAGAGTGACAACAATAGACTAAGCAGAAAACTGTCCTTGAGACCTCTTGGAGAGTCACAGTTGAATGAAGTTAGCAAAGCAGAGGTACTTGCGCAAACTGAAATGAATCAGAATCAAGATGTGACAAGTTGGGGACGAGAGTTTGAGAATTCGGCCTTGGAAGAAGCATCAATGCCTGAATCCATTGTTGTTCTAGACAGCGAAGAAAGTGGAGGAGAAGAGGAAGAAGCAACAGTCGCTTCGAGGTCAAGATTATTACTGGCAAGGAGAGGAAGCCTCAAGTGTGGTAAACCTTGA